CCGATCTGGCCGAGCGGCATGGCGTGCCGCTGAACACGATGCGAACATGGCTGCGCCGGAGCCTGATGAAGCTGAAGGACTGCATGAGCCAATGAGTGCCGCGCCCGATTCCGATGACGATCTGCTGGCCGCCGAACAGGCGCTGCGCCTGCTTGCCCCCGAGGAACAGGCCGCCTTTGCCAAGCGCGCGCAAGATGATCCCGCGCTGCGCACCGCTTTGCGCGCGTGGGAGACGCGGCTTTCCGCGCTGTCCGACAGCTTTCCCGAAGCGGCTCCCCCTGCCGCGCTCAAGCGCAGGCTGATGGGACAGATCGGCGGCAGGACCAGCCGGAAATCCGTTCTGCTCTGGGGCTGGCTGGCCAGTGGCGTGGTGGCGCTGGGGATTACGGCGACTTTCTTCGTGCCCAATATCCTGCGCATTCTGACGGCACCGGCGCTGCATGGCTTTACCGCCGGAATGCAGGCCGAGCTGATGGGGGCGGATGACCGCCTTCTGGTGCAGGTGCAATATGATACCGGCACCGGAGATGTCCGTCTGGTGCAGATGGACGGCGTCAGACATGCGGCAGATCGTTCGATGGAGCTTTGGCTGATCCCGCGCGGGCAGGCGCCGATCTCTTTGGGGCTGATGCCTGAAAATCGCGAGGCGCAGATGCCGATGCCCGAAAACCTGCGCCCGATGCTGGCAGGGGCCACTTTCGCGATTACCGACGAGCCTTTGGGGGGCGCACCTGCGGGCGTGGCGACAGGGCCGGTGATTGCGCAAGGGATGATGACGGCGGTCTAGGCTGTCCGGGGTCGCGCGGGGGCTGAAGCCGCGCGACCGCGTCCTGATCCGCTTGGACCAGCGCCCGATATTTAGGAGGCTGGCGCTTCGGGGATGATACGCACAGGGGTGCCCTTATAGGCGGGCGTGCCGGAGCGGATCTCGTGATGTTCCAGCGGAATCAACGGGTTCAGCTCGGGGTAATAGCCCGCGATGCACCCATCAGGCAGATCGAATGCGGTGACGCTGAGCCCCGACACGCGGCGGTCGCGCCCGTCGTCAATATCACAGACCAGCGTGACCTTCTGGCCCTCTGTCAGGCTGGCGCGCGCCATCTCGCCGCGATTGATCAACACCACCATACGCGAGCCGGACAGGCCCCGCAGCCGGTCGGAATGGCCGTAAATCGTGGTGTTGAACTGATCGTTCGAGCGCATCGTATTGAGCGTATAGCTTTGACCGCGCGCGGTTTCTCCGGGTTCCTGCCCCAATGCCGACAAGGTGGTCGGCGTGGTGAACAGCGCCTTTCCGGCGGCGTTGTTCCAGCGCCGTTCCCGTGCCGCATTCCCCCGATAGAAGCCGCCCGCCTGGCTCATCCGCGCATTCATATCGTGGAATTGCGCGGGCCATGTGGCGGCGATGAGATCGCGCACATGGTCGTAATTTGCGGTCCAGTCATCCCATTTCAGGGTGGGGTTTTCAGGCAGGATGGCCTTGGCGATGCCGGTGATGATCGCCAGTTCTGACTTCAGCTGGTCGCTTGGCGGTTTGGCGCGGCCCAGAGAGGCGAAGATATGGCTCATGGTGTCCTCGACCGTCTGCACCTGCGGCACGCCATTTTGCAGGTCCTCGTCGGTGCGGCCCAGACAGGGCAGGATATAGGACACCTTGCCCGGATTGAGATGCGACCGGTTGAGCTTGATCGCGATCGAGACCGTGAGGTTCTGGCTGCCCCATGCCTCTTCCAGCCGTTCGATATCGGGCATGGCGCGCAAGAGGTTGCCGCCAAGCGCGATGGTGGCCTTTACACGGCCCTCGATCACCGCCTTGCCTGCCTTGACGATATTCATGCCGCGTTCGCGGGGCAGGGTGACGCCGAACATCTCCTCCTGTCGGTCAAGCGGGAAGAGGGCGGGGTTTTCGCCAATGCCTACGGTGCGCTGGCCCTGCACATTCGAATGCCCCCGCACAGGCGAGATCCCCGCCCCCAAGCGCCCCATATTACCACGCAAAAGCAACAGGTTGACTAGCATCCCAAGGTTCAGCCAGCCATTCACATGCTGGGTCAGCCCCATGCCATAGACACCGATCACCCGTTTGGCGCTGACATAGATCTGGGCCGCTTCCTCGATCATCGCGCGGCTCAGGCCCGAGTGGCGCTCGATTTCGGCCCAGTCCATCATGCGGATCTCGGCCAGTGCCTCGTCCACGCCCTGTGTATGGTCTTTAAGGAAGGCATGGTCCAGCACGGTGCCGGGGGCGGCGTCCTCGCAGGCCAGAACATATTTGATCATGCCCGCCAATACGGCGATATCACCGCCCGGGCGCACCTGATAATAATGGTCCGAGATTTTGGTCGCTTTGCCCATGACCATCTGTTTCGGGCTTTGCGGGTCGGTAAATTCCAGCAGCCCTTTCTCGCGGATCGGATTGAACGTGACCACTTTGCAGCCGCGCTCGACCGCCAGCTTGAGCGTATGCAGAAGCCGTGGGCTATTGGTGCCGGTATTCTGGCCAAAGAAGAACAGCGCATCGCAATGGTCGAAATCTTCCAAGGTGCAGGTGCCCACCGGCACGCCGAGATAGGTGTTGAGATTGACCGAGGTCGTCTCGTGGCACATGTTCGAGGATTGCGGCAGGTTGTTGGTGCCATAGATCCGCGCCATCAACGCATAAAGATAGGACGGCTCCAGCGCCGCATGCCCCGAGGAATAGAATACCGCCTCGTCGGGGGCGATGGCCTTGAGTTCCTGCCCGATCTCGGCAAAGGCCTGATCCCAGGCGACGGGTTTATAGGTGTCGCTTGCGGCATCATAGCGCATCGGATGGGTCAGGCGTCCGGCATATTCCAGATCGTGGTCCGACCATTTGCGCAGATCGGCCACCTTATGCTGGTCGAAGAATGCCGGACCGACTTTCTTGGTGGTCAGTTCCCATAGCGTGGCTTTCGCCCCGTTTTCACAAAATTCGAATGTGCCGGGATTGGCGGGTTTTGCCCATGCGCAAGACGAGCACATGGCCCCGCCTTGCTTGTTCAGCTTGGCAAGGATCTGCAGCGCCAAAGGGGTTGGCGGCTCTTTTTTCATGATCCGCGCGACCCCTTCCAAAGACCCCCAGCCGCCTGCGGGCCGCTTGTAGGCGGGCGTGCCGGAATCGGCAGAAATGGGCGAATGGCTGTAATCTTCTGGCTTCATAATGCGATCTCCCTGCGCGCAAGGCTTTGGATTTTGTGCCGCGACGGGCGATATGGCACAAGCCTGTATGCGACAATCTATAGCACGCATCGCGACAGCCGGAACGATTTTGCACCGGCTAACGTTCCTCACCCGAGTGAAATTCTGCGTGAGTGCAGCGGGTTCAAGGGGAACAGGACGTGGCGGAAGATGGACAGGCGGCGGCAGATCAGGCGCAGACGCAGGCGGAGAAGAAACATGAAGGCTCTTTCGAAGAGCACGAATTACGCGCGATCGAGCAGACAGGGGCGATGAGCCCGCCCGCGATATTTGAATCGATCCGGCGGTCAGGTATCGAGGAGCTGATGCGTCCGGCCTCGGCCCTGGTGATGTCGGCACTGATTGCCGGGATTGCGATCGGGTTTTCGGTCTTCACCGAAGGCCTGCTGCGCGCGCATCTGCCGGAAACGGACTGGCGTCCCCTGATCGAGAATTTCGGCTATACGGTCGGCTTTGTGATCGTGATCATGGGGCAGATGCAGCTGTTTACCGAGAATACGATCACGGCGGTCTGTCCGGCCCTGGACGAACCCTGTGCCGATGTGTTCAAACGCTTGGCGCGCCTTTGGGGGATTGTGTTTCTGTTCAACCTGATAGGGGCGATGCTGTTCGGGTCGGTGATGTATCTGACGCGCGGCTACGACCCCGCACTCTGGCAGGCGGTGCTGGACCTCTCCGAAGAGGCCACCCATTTCCCGTGGATGGAAACCATGTTGCGCGGCATCGGTGCGGGCTGGTTGATTGCCGCTTTGGTCTGGATGCTGCCGAATGCGCGTCAGTCGAAGCTTCTGATGATCGTGTTGGTGACCTGGATCATCGCCACTGCCGAGTTTACCCATGTGGTGGCGGGATCGACCGAGGCGACGATTGTCATTCTGGCGGGCAAGATGGGCATCGTGGAGGCGTTGTCGGGTTTTACCCTGCCCACACTTATCGGCAATGTTCTGGGCGGTTCGGTGTTTTTTACCGTGCTGACATGGGCGCAGATCAAGACCGAGCTGGAAGAGCCGAAAGACTGCCCGTGGCGGCAGGATCAGAACGCACCCCGCCGCCGCGCCTGACGGGACTGGTGGGGCGTGCCCCACCAGTTCATCGCCATTCAGGCCGCGTGAGACCGCGTGTCCTGCGCCGTGCTCACACGGAACTGGGTGATGGCCTCGTTCAGCGTCTGTGCTTCTTGGGACAAAGCCAGACTCGCGGCGGATGTTTCCTCGAACATGGCGGCATTCTGCTGCGTCATCTGGTCAAGCTGGGCGGTGGCCGAATTGATCTCGCGCACGGCATGCGACTGCTCTTCCACCGAATTCGCGACGCTGGAGACATTGGTTGCGATTGCCGCAATGGAATCGGCGATGCGTTGCAGGGCCGTATCTGTCTGGCCCACCAGATCCACCCCGACCGTGACACTTTGCGAGCTTTCCGAAATCAGCCCGCCAATTTCGCTGGCCGCTTCCGAGGACCGCTGCGCCAGAGCCCGTACTTCCGAGGCGACAACGGCAAAGCCACGTCCGGCATCACCCGCCCTTGCGGCCTCGACCCCCGCATTCAGCGCAAGAAGGTTGGTCTGGAAGGCGATGTCGTCGATGACCCCGATGATCCGTGTGATCCGGTTCGAGCTTTCCGCAATCGAGTTCATGGCGGCAACGGCCTGTGCCATGATCTCCCGCGAGGCAAGGGTCTCGGATTTCGAACTGTCCACGATCTTTTCCGTGCGGCGGCTGTTTTCGGCGGCTGAAGCGGTGTTAGCGGCCAGTTCTTCGACTGCGGCGGCGGTTTCCTCCAGAGTGGCCGCCGCGCTTTCGGTGCGGTGGGACAGATCCGAGGATGCCTGACTGACCTCGGCCGAGTTGTTCAGGATGTGGCTCACGCTGGTCTGGATCGACCCGACCAGATGGCTCAGAGAGTCGATGGTGCGATTGTAATCGGTGCGCAGCGCCTCATAGCTGTCGGGGAAGGCGGTGTCGATGCGGCGTGTGAGGTCGCCATGCGACAGGCGGCCCAAAGCCTCTGCCAATGTCCGGACCACATGCGCCTGTTCCGCATTACGGGCCGCAGTCTCGGCCTCGGCCTGTGCGGCAAGGCGCTGTTTTTCGGCAGCGGCGCTTTGTTCGCGCTCCATCCGTTCCTGCGTCTCGCGGGTCTGACGCTCCATCTCGGCGCGTTCGGCATCCAATTTGCGCTGGGCTTCGGCCTCACGTTCGGCAGCTTCGCGTGCCCGAGCTTCGCGTTGCTGCTCTTCCAGGGCGCGGTTGGCCACGATGTTCTGACGGAAGGTTTCAAGCGCCTCGCGCATCGCGCCCAATTCGCCTGCGCGACGCTTCGCCCCCTCTAGCGCATCGGTGTCACCTTCAGCCAGTTTGCGGGTCCGCGAGGTCAGATCCCGCAGCGGGCGAACCAGCACAAACTGCAAGAAGCCGATGGTCAGCACCAGCACGACGATCGCGGCAAGGGTGGCCATTTCCATCATCCGCGTAGCACGATCCGTCGCGCTATTGAGAGTGTTCGCGCTTTCGCTCACCTCGTCCAAAGCCCTATCGCTGACGGTTTCGGCCGTTTCGCTGAGTTGGGAAACTGTTTTGAGTGCCGCAGTTGCCGCATCCGAGGCCTCTTGCAGCGCCGAGAGTTCCAGACCGCGTTGGGCGATCACCCCGGTGTCAGGGTCGATTATCGTGTTCAGGGTGGCGACATCATCCTCATACCCGCGCCCGAGACTGAAGATCAGCAGCTTCGTCTGCCCTTCAATCGCCGCTTTATGACGGTCCAGTCCGATCAGTTCGCCTTCGAAGGAAATGCTCACAATCTGGCGCAGGAGCGCCTGGGCATCGGCACGGGCTTGCGGGGTGCCCATCAGTTCGAGTTGCGATACCAGCAGTTCCAGCTTGGCAAGTTTGTCGCGCATGGTGGCATGTGCCTGCGCTGCATTCTCGCGGGCGGTCGACAGGGTGTCGATATTGCCTTGGAAGGCGGCCACCTGCCGGTCCAGCAGGGCGGCATCCTCTTGCGACAGCTGTTGGGTCAGGGCAATGAAGGCCTTGAATTGCTGGTCCGACGTGCTCAGCACCTGCTCTATGTCAGCGGGTGTGTCGGCCAGAAGCAAGGCGGTGATGATTTCGGGCAACCGGTTGGTGGCCACCATGATATCGTTTGTATTGCGCAGATCCGGCACGCGATTTTCGCTGAGCCTGTCCATGCTGAGCGAGAAGTGCTGGAAGTTCATCCAGGCCATACCGATGGCACTTCCCAGAATGCCTACAAGAACCAGTTGGCTAAAGGCCAGACGGGGGCCAATGCCCCCCAGAAAGCGTCGGATATTGGAGAAGGGTTTCATATGGTCCTTGGCCTCTTAGTTCTGGACGGCGGTCTGTGCGAAGGGGACCCCATCGGGGCGCGCATTGCCTGTCGTCGCTCTGCGCGTGTTTTGCCGTTGATCTGCGTCGGGTGGCAGGCCGCGCGCCGCTGTGCCCGAGCGGGGGCGGGCCGTGCACGGGCGGGACGTATATGGGCGGGGCGTATATGGGCAGGGCGCAGAATCTGCACCGGAGAAAAGCATTGCACCGAACGTCATGACACACCTTTCAAGCAAAACAGACCAAGGGGATGATTCCCGTCGGCTTGATTTCCTTGGGTAAGGGGCGGACCCTAAAAAATGTTTAGCTAATTGGCTAAAATGCTCATAACGGGTGATCTAACCGGAAAAAATGGCCATAAAACCGCGTTTTTGATCAGGTATGGGGCTGTAAAGTGACAAATCGGCCCCTGCGCGCTCGGCGATGACATGGGCGATCGCAAGGCCCAGCCCTGTGCCGTCGCCTGCTCCGTCGCCGCGTGCGAAACGGTCCGACATGCGGGCAAGCTGGTCGGCGGGCAGGGGCGCACAATCATTCTGCACCGAGAAACGGCCATCCGGCTGCAGTGCGATACCGATCTCGCCCTGACCATGTTTGCGTGCATTTTCAATAAGATTGCGGGCCAGAATGGCAAAGGCATCGGGGTCAAGGTCGCTCATCACCGGCGTGGCGGGACGCTCTACCGTAATCGCTGCGGCAAATTGCGGATCGGCGCGACGCATGTCGTCCAGAAGGATATCCAGAATCATGCGCAGATCGGTTTTCTCCTCCACCCGCAGCCTTGCGCCTTCGGCTCGTGCCATCTGCATCAGCTTCTCGGACAGGCGCGAGAGCCGCTTCAGCCCGCTCTCGATCTCGAGGGCGCGGGCGATCGCCACAGGATCCTTGCTTTCGGCACGTAGTCTCTGGGCCTGCGCGATCGCTCCGGCCACAGGGGTGCGCATTTCATGCGCCGCGTTCGAGGCAAAGCTGCGCTCTGACTCGAAGGCCGATCTGAGCCGGTTGATCAATCCGTTGATGCCCGCCGCAATCGGGCGCAATTCGGTGACCATGCCATCGCTGGCCAGTGGGTCCAGATTTTGCGGGCCGCGTCTGGCCAGAGCGCGCTCCAGACTGCGCACCGGATTAAGCGCGCGCCGCACCGCCAGAAAAATGCCGGAGAGGCCGAAGGGCAGGGCGATCAGCAGCGGCAGGGACAGCAGAACGATCATATTGCGCCGCACCGACTGCCGATGGTCCAGTGGCTCGGCCACGGTGATCGACAGCCCCGCCCGCCGCGAGATATCGGTGTAAAGCCGGTAGCCGGGCACCGTGACATATCCCGCACCAATGCGGGCGGGCAGCGTGATCGTCTTGCTGCCATCGGTTTGCAAAAGCACCTCGCCCGCCTGATTGCGCACGACAAATTCGACCGTATCGGGGCGTTCATCCAGCCGCGCAATGGCACGGCTCTCGGGCGGTGGCGGTGGCCAGAGACGGCCATTGGGGGGTGTCAGGACCTCGTCTCGGGTGCCTTTCGGACGGGAGGGCTCGTCGGTCTCGGTGCCGTCATTGCGAGCGCGCAGGCGCTGTTCGCGCAGCGCGAAAGGCAGGATACGCTGCGCCGTCGCGCTGAGTTCGCGGTCAAAGACGCTGTTCATCTCGTGGCTCATCAGCCCCGCCGTGACGATGGCCGCGACCAGCCAGAGCACGGTGATGCCCGCACCGATCAGCAGGGCAATGCGCAGCCCCAGAGAATGCGGCAGGGTCATTGCGTTACCAGCCGGTAGCCCAGACCGCGTTCGGTCTGGATACGGTCACGCCCCAGCTTTTTGCGCAGATGGCTGACATGGACCTCGATCGTGTTCGAGCCGATCTCGTCATCAAAGCTGTAAAGCGCCTCTTCAAGCTGGGCCTTGGACAGAAGCTGGCCGGGGCGGCCAAGAAAAGCTTCGAACAGCGCCCATTCGCGACCGGTCAGCGTGACAGGCTGCCCGTCACGGCTCACCGATTTCGCGGGTAGATCGATGCTCAGATCGGCAAGCTCGATCATCGGGTTCGGATTGCCGCTATAACGTCGCGCCACAGAGCCGATACGCGCGGACAGTTCGTCCAGATCGAACGGCTTGACCAGATAGTCATCGGCACCGGCATTCAGTCCGGCAATCCTGTCGCTGACCTGATCGAGCGCGGTCAGAATGATCACCGGCACGCTATTGCCGGCATTGCGTTGGTCCTTGAGGAAGGTGATGCCCCGCCCGTCCGGCAGCATCAGGTCCAGCAAGAGCAGGTCGAAGCGCGAAATCCTCGTAAGATCACGCGCTTCTTCAAGCGTTTGCGCCCAGTCGAGGGAATGGCCGTCGGCGCGGATCTGGTCGCTTACGGCGCTGCCAAGGCTCTTGTCGTCTTCGATCAGCAGAATACGCATGGGGCATGTCCTTCGCGGCGAGGGAGGCGGCCCCTGCCCAAAGCACAGGGCGGGGGCATCAAGGGGCTTATGGCATCAGCAGGCGCGCGACAGTGTCGGCGCTGGTGCCCGACGCTTCGGCGATCTGGGTGGCGGACTGGTCTGCGGTGCCTTGGTAGCCTGCCGACGTCAGACGGGCCAGAATGTCTTCAGGGGTGGTGTCAAGCACCGGTGCCACTTCCGATAGCGGCGCCTCCAGAAGCTTCTGTGCCAGCGCGAATTGCGGCGGACGGCCACCTTTGGCGGTGCCGGTCCCCGAAGTGGCCGGAATGGCAAAGGCCAGAGCGGCCACCAAAGACGCGGCCAGCGCCAGCGCCATAGGGGCCTTCTTCATGTAATTCATCAATGGGCGCCAGTTGCGCCACAGATGCAGGACGAAGGGCACGATCAGCACCATCGACAGCCATTCGTGCATGCTGTGGAACCAGCCCATCTGCCAATGGAAAAACAGGGCAACGCCGGAAACGAGGGATACCAGAAATAGCCCGGTGATCAGGGGCGTGGCGTAACGAAAGAAAAAGCTGCGCATGATGGACTCCAGAAAAGCGGTAAACGCGTTCTCTGGAATCCTTCAATATGAACCTGATGTAAAGCTGAAGCTTTAAAGCGATTTGTCGCTGGCATCGGCCTGTCCGGCCACCCAATAGCCTGCGGCCTTCATCCAGGGCAGGGGATGGCCGTTTTGTTGCAGGTGGTCACGCAGCGCTCGGGCCACGGACGCCTCGGCGGCGATCCAGACAAATGTGCCTTCGCCCAGCGGAATCTGCTTGAGCTGTTCCAGAAGCGGCGCGGGGTCGGTGGCATCGGTGCGATGGACCCAGAGCGGCAGGTGGTTTGCCTTGGTCGGCATGTCCTGTTCGTCTGCGGCTTCCGGCACGCCGACCAGCGTGGTCACCGGCGTTCCGGCCTCCATCTCGAAGAGGCGCCGCGCGATGGCGGGCAGGGCGGTTTCGTCCCCGATAAGAACCCAGCGCTGGATCGGGCCGGTGATGTTTTGCGAGCCGCGCGGCCCGCCCATCATCACGGTATCACCAACTTTGGCGGATTTCGCCCAAAGCGTGGCCGGTCCCGCTTCATGCAGGGCGAAATCGACGGTCAGCGACAGGGTTTCGGGGTCGAAATGGCGCGGGGTATAATCGCGCATCGCTTTCTCGCCATTCGCATCGGGGATCATCAGTTTGAAATGGTCATCCGGCGCGGTCGAGGTGAACCCCTCCAGCTCGGGGCCGGTCAGCACGATGCGGATCATATGCGGGGTCAGGGCGCGGGCTTCCGAGACGGTGAGGGTCCGGCGGACAAGTTCGTGGCGCTGGCGTTCAATGCGGGGCAAGCTATCGAGGTCGGTCATTATAATCCTTACTAAAGACGGAAGGCCGGTGCGTATGATGTGCATATGGGGTCAGCGGAGCGCGGCCTGTTATTTCTTGATAAAAAAGATCGAGATTGAGGTTTCGTCAAGCCGTCCCGATGCAGAATGGTCTGTGCAAATTTTCACTGTTGAGTGAGACGGGAAGCCGTCACGGGCCGATTTGCGCAAATCTCGGACGTAGAGCGGGAATTGCCATGAGTTCAGTGCATATCGGATATGCAATTTTATCAAAAAACTGTGAGTTGAAAACCGTATCTCCGGCGCGGGGCAGGGGCAGATAATCGGCTTGATTTGCGCCAGATCAATTCTGTCAACCCACATCTAGGAGAGGTGGAGATGTCGTTGCGATCAAGAAAAATTTTATGAACAAAAACAGGGTGATTTTTCAAAATTGTTATATTTTACATTCGCTTGCTTAGCAAAATTCACGCTTCGTTACACTTTTGTGATACATGATTCGCGCCGCCGGTTTTCGAAAAAGAGAATCGGCTAGTCCAAAGCATGCCCTAATGCAGCGCGTCGGAATGTCGCATCGCGAAATGGCGCCGTGATGCATAATGCGGGCAATAGTCTTGTCTTGGCGACATGCTCATGGCATGTGGTCACGACTTTTACTACCAATTGCGGCGAGGGTGCTGCATTGCATGCCCGAAGCTGCAAAGCTGCAAGAGGCACGCATTGTTGAAACACTTCAAACTCCCCCTGATGCTGTTGGCGGCAGCGTCTCTGGCGGGATGTCAGTACGAAGTTCTCGCACCGAGCGGCTGGGTCGCTGTGCAAGAACGAAATCTGCTGCTCATCTCGACAGTTTTGATGCTGCTGATCATCGTTCCCGTGATCGTCATGACCGTCTATTTCCCGTGGAAATACCGTCATGACCGTGATGACACCTCCGATTACGAACCCGAATGGGCACACTCGACCAAGCTCGAGGTGATCGTATGGGGTGCGCCCATCATTATCGTCGCTATCCTTGGCGTCTTCCTGGCGATCTATACCTATCGTCTGGACCCCTATCGTCCGCTGGACCACACCGAAAACATGGGTGCGCCGGTGGAAGTCGAAGCGGTATCGCTCGACTGGAAATGGCTCTTTATCTATCCCGAACAAG
The sequence above is drawn from the Thioclava sp. GXIMD4216 genome and encodes:
- a CDS encoding anti-sigma factor, with amino-acid sequence MSAAPDSDDDLLAAEQALRLLAPEEQAAFAKRAQDDPALRTALRAWETRLSALSDSFPEAAPPAALKRRLMGQIGGRTSRKSVLLWGWLASGVVALGITATFFVPNILRILTAPALHGFTAGMQAELMGADDRLLVQVQYDTGTGDVRLVQMDGVRHAADRSMELWLIPRGQAPISLGLMPENREAQMPMPENLRPMLAGATFAITDEPLGGAPAGVATGPVIAQGMMTAV
- a CDS encoding FdhF/YdeP family oxidoreductase; amino-acid sequence: MKPEDYSHSPISADSGTPAYKRPAGGWGSLEGVARIMKKEPPTPLALQILAKLNKQGGAMCSSCAWAKPANPGTFEFCENGAKATLWELTTKKVGPAFFDQHKVADLRKWSDHDLEYAGRLTHPMRYDAASDTYKPVAWDQAFAEIGQELKAIAPDEAVFYSSGHAALEPSYLYALMARIYGTNNLPQSSNMCHETTSVNLNTYLGVPVGTCTLEDFDHCDALFFFGQNTGTNSPRLLHTLKLAVERGCKVVTFNPIREKGLLEFTDPQSPKQMVMGKATKISDHYYQVRPGGDIAVLAGMIKYVLACEDAAPGTVLDHAFLKDHTQGVDEALAEIRMMDWAEIERHSGLSRAMIEEAAQIYVSAKRVIGVYGMGLTQHVNGWLNLGMLVNLLLLRGNMGRLGAGISPVRGHSNVQGQRTVGIGENPALFPLDRQEEMFGVTLPRERGMNIVKAGKAVIEGRVKATIALGGNLLRAMPDIERLEEAWGSQNLTVSIAIKLNRSHLNPGKVSYILPCLGRTDEDLQNGVPQVQTVEDTMSHIFASLGRAKPPSDQLKSELAIITGIAKAILPENPTLKWDDWTANYDHVRDLIAATWPAQFHDMNARMSQAGGFYRGNAARERRWNNAAGKALFTTPTTLSALGQEPGETARGQSYTLNTMRSNDQFNTTIYGHSDRLRGLSGSRMVVLINRGEMARASLTEGQKVTLVCDIDDGRDRRVSGLSVTAFDLPDGCIAGYYPELNPLIPLEHHEIRSGTPAYKGTPVRIIPEAPAS
- a CDS encoding formate/nitrite transporter family protein, which gives rise to MAEDGQAAADQAQTQAEKKHEGSFEEHELRAIEQTGAMSPPAIFESIRRSGIEELMRPASALVMSALIAGIAIGFSVFTEGLLRAHLPETDWRPLIENFGYTVGFVIVIMGQMQLFTENTITAVCPALDEPCADVFKRLARLWGIVFLFNLIGAMLFGSVMYLTRGYDPALWQAVLDLSEEATHFPWMETMLRGIGAGWLIAALVWMLPNARQSKLLMIVLVTWIIATAEFTHVVAGSTEATIVILAGKMGIVEALSGFTLPTLIGNVLGGSVFFTVLTWAQIKTELEEPKDCPWRQDQNAPRRRA
- a CDS encoding HAMP domain-containing methyl-accepting chemotaxis protein; this translates as MKPFSNIRRFLGGIGPRLAFSQLVLVGILGSAIGMAWMNFQHFSLSMDRLSENRVPDLRNTNDIMVATNRLPEIITALLLADTPADIEQVLSTSDQQFKAFIALTQQLSQEDAALLDRQVAAFQGNIDTLSTARENAAQAHATMRDKLAKLELLVSQLELMGTPQARADAQALLRQIVSISFEGELIGLDRHKAAIEGQTKLLIFSLGRGYEDDVATLNTIIDPDTGVIAQRGLELSALQEASDAATAALKTVSQLSETAETVSDRALDEVSESANTLNSATDRATRMMEMATLAAIVVLVLTIGFLQFVLVRPLRDLTSRTRKLAEGDTDALEGAKRRAGELGAMREALETFRQNIVANRALEEQQREARAREAAEREAEAQRKLDAERAEMERQTRETQERMEREQSAAAEKQRLAAQAEAETAARNAEQAHVVRTLAEALGRLSHGDLTRRIDTAFPDSYEALRTDYNRTIDSLSHLVGSIQTSVSHILNNSAEVSQASSDLSHRTESAAATLEETAAAVEELAANTASAAENSRRTEKIVDSSKSETLASREIMAQAVAAMNSIAESSNRITRIIGVIDDIAFQTNLLALNAGVEAARAGDAGRGFAVVASEVRALAQRSSEAASEIGGLISESSQSVTVGVDLVGQTDTALQRIADSIAAIATNVSSVANSVEEQSHAVREINSATAQLDQMTQQNAAMFEETSAASLALSQEAQTLNEAITQFRVSTAQDTRSHAA
- a CDS encoding HAMP domain-containing sensor histidine kinase yields the protein MTLPHSLGLRIALLIGAGITVLWLVAAIVTAGLMSHEMNSVFDRELSATAQRILPFALREQRLRARNDGTETDEPSRPKGTRDEVLTPPNGRLWPPPPPESRAIARLDERPDTVEFVVRNQAGEVLLQTDGSKTITLPARIGAGYVTVPGYRLYTDISRRAGLSITVAEPLDHRQSVRRNMIVLLSLPLLIALPFGLSGIFLAVRRALNPVRSLERALARRGPQNLDPLASDGMVTELRPIAAGINGLINRLRSAFESERSFASNAAHEMRTPVAGAIAQAQRLRAESKDPVAIARALEIESGLKRLSRLSEKLMQMARAEGARLRVEEKTDLRMILDILLDDMRRADPQFAAAITVERPATPVMSDLDPDAFAILARNLIENARKHGQGEIGIALQPDGRFSVQNDCAPLPADQLARMSDRFARGDGAGDGTGLGLAIAHVIAERAGADLSLYSPIPDQKRGFMAIFSG
- a CDS encoding response regulator codes for the protein MRILLIEDDKSLGSAVSDQIRADGHSLDWAQTLEEARDLTRISRFDLLLLDLMLPDGRGITFLKDQRNAGNSVPVIILTALDQVSDRIAGLNAGADDYLVKPFDLDELSARIGSVARRYSGNPNPMIELADLSIDLPAKSVSRDGQPVTLTGREWALFEAFLGRPGQLLSKAQLEEALYSFDDEIGSNTIEVHVSHLRKKLGRDRIQTERGLGYRLVTQ
- a CDS encoding DUF4405 domain-containing protein; amino-acid sequence: MRSFFFRYATPLITGLFLVSLVSGVALFFHWQMGWFHSMHEWLSMVLIVPFVLHLWRNWRPLMNYMKKAPMALALAASLVAALAFAIPATSGTGTAKGGRPPQFALAQKLLEAPLSEVAPVLDTTPEDILARLTSAGYQGTADQSATQIAEASGTSADTVARLLMP
- a CDS encoding siderophore-interacting protein, whose product is MTDLDSLPRIERQRHELVRRTLTVSEARALTPHMIRIVLTGPELEGFTSTAPDDHFKLMIPDANGEKAMRDYTPRHFDPETLSLTVDFALHEAGPATLWAKSAKVGDTVMMGGPRGSQNITGPIQRWVLIGDETALPAIARRLFEMEAGTPVTTLVGVPEAADEQDMPTKANHLPLWVHRTDATDPAPLLEQLKQIPLGEGTFVWIAAEASVARALRDHLQQNGHPLPWMKAAGYWVAGQADASDKSL